The Methanothermobacter sp. CaT2 DNA window GGTGGGCTATTATAAGGTGGAACAGCCCATTCTTTGAAAAGAAGTGGAGATCTGCAGCTGATGGGAGGTTCACAGGCCCTGGGTGGGAGTGAACCGACCCGACTGCACCGGTAAAGGGTGGAAGCATGAGCACATCCATGACAGCCCCCTCATCTGATGTCTCTGATGGTAGAAATATCAGACCGGTCACATGGAGCACCTCACCCTCCTGCCTTCCCTCAAGTAGGGCTGCGAATTCATGGGGATGGGACCTTCTGGCTATCTCAAGGACCTCATCCATGACCTCAAAGTCAACAACAACACGCCTGACCGGTTTAAAACCGGCTAAAGCAAATATCTTCTCAATTAAACCCATAGGATACACTCAGATATTATTTTTACCTGCTATCTCATGAGGCCCTCAAAGAATTCATCTGTGAAGAGGGGGAGTTCAAGGTCAACCTTCACCCTCATCCTCACAGCAGATACCTCCTCATCCCTGAGGGGGTTGTATCCCCTCACCCTGTGGGGTACGCGGTAGACCCCCACGCCCCTCCTCTGCCAGACAGGGACCCGTGATATGTTCACACCCCTCTCAAAGAGAAGGTCGTGGAGGGAATCCGACTTTAATCCCCTGAGCCTCTCAGCGGCCCTTCTGGCCCCAACCTCCCGCCGGAGGGTCCAGTAGGCGTAGCTGTTGAGGCAGTTCCTCCAGGACTCATCCTGCCTTGACCTAAAGTACTCAGGGACAATGTCTGAGGAGATGGGTATCACCCGGCAGTCAAATGAAACCGGCTTAACCGGTGAAAAACCTGCCTCCAGTGCACCCCTGGTGAAGGAGGATGATGCGAACCCGGAGAATACAGAGTCAAGCTTCTCAACCCTCCCGGCAAATGGTACAGAGTCAAGTAGCACGTTTATCTCATCAGAGAATGTGTATATGAGGGAGGGGCTGAATTCCTCCATGAGGTCCAGGCATGTCCTGATCATGAGGTCCCTGAAGGCCTCATCGTAGGGCCTATCAAAGTCAAGGGACTCTGTGAGCCTGTGGAATCCCCTGCCATCAAGTCTCAGTATCATCCTGGATGATGGTGGTGCCCTGAGCTTTGAGTAGACCTCGTGTTCACGCATAGAATGACCAGCCATCAGGTTCCAATGTGTATGTTTTCACTGAGTGACTTGAGGAGTTTTATTGCTGAGTACGCCGCCATAACACTGGTCTTGGGGTTAACAGAGCAGCGGACATTCTCGGTTATTGTCTTGAACTCGCCAAAGTCCCCCCTGACCGTCACCTCATGGACGTTGCGGTCAACCGCGGGGTCGGCTATTATCTCAACATCAACGTCACGGTCACAGGCGAGGCTGAGGGCCGCGGCAACGTTAATGTTAAGCGGGAACTTCTTAACAGCCTCGGATGCCCTTCCCCTGTAGAGGACCTTCTTCTCATCCATGCTTATGCCAAGTGACCTGGGGGGTTTTCTTGTGATGAGCTTAACAGATTCAATGTTCCCCATGGACGCGGCCTTGAGACCATCCAGGCCCACTATGGCTCCTGAGGGAACATGAATGGTGGCGTCATTGAGGGATGCCAGTTCAACCAGCATCTCCCTGAGTTCCGGGTCCATGAGGGCTCCGACACTCATGACAACAACGTCCTTCCCTGCCTCAAGTATCTCAGGAACCAGGTCCCT harbors:
- a CDS encoding aspartate dehydrogenase, coding for MMVGIVGCGAIANLITGFVRDGRVPVKLGFFYDRDLERAENLASMVDGRAVLDVADMLPEVDLVVEAASPEAVRDLVPEILEAGKDVVVMSVGALMDPELREMLVELASLNDATIHVPSGAIVGLDGLKAASMGNIESVKLITRKPPRSLGISMDEKKVLYRGRASEAVKKFPLNINVAAALSLACDRDVDVEIIADPAVDRNVHEVTVRGDFGEFKTITENVRCSVNPKTSVMAAYSAIKLLKSLSENIHIGT
- a CDS encoding Mov34/MPN/PAD-1 family protein encodes the protein MGLIEKIFALAGFKPVRRVVVDFEVMDEVLEIARRSHPHEFAALLEGRQEGEVLHVTGLIFLPSETSDEGAVMDVLMLPPFTGAVGSVHSHPGPVNLPSAADLHFFSKNGLFHLIIAHPYTMETVAAYTRNGDPVDFEVVP
- a CDS encoding tRNA(His) guanylyltransferase Thg1 family protein; the encoded protein is MREHEVYSKLRAPPSSRMILRLDGRGFHRLTESLDFDRPYDEAFRDLMIRTCLDLMEEFSPSLIYTFSDEINVLLDSVPFAGRVEKLDSVFSGFASSSFTRGALEAGFSPVKPVSFDCRVIPISSDIVPEYFRSRQDESWRNCLNSYAYWTLRREVGARRAAERLRGLKSDSLHDLLFERGVNISRVPVWQRRGVGVYRVPHRVRGYNPLRDEEVSAVRMRVKVDLELPLFTDEFFEGLMR